Proteins encoded together in one Candidatus Zixiibacteriota bacterium window:
- the rpiB gene encoding ribose 5-phosphate isomerase B, whose protein sequence is MKLAIGSDHAGFELKEKVKRILEEWGHEIIDFGTDSIDSVDYSDFAIKVARAVASNEVERGIAICWTGNGVTIASNKIDGIRAAMGLSPDMAMLSRSHNNSNVLTLASKYVSKNELREILKIWLETEFEGGRHARRLSKIPNSGMTENQTEK, encoded by the coding sequence ATGAAATTAGCAATCGGGTCAGACCATGCGGGCTTTGAATTAAAGGAAAAGGTTAAAAGGATACTTGAAGAGTGGGGTCATGAAATAATCGACTTTGGCACCGACTCAATAGATTCAGTTGACTATTCCGACTTTGCTATTAAAGTAGCCCGGGCTGTGGCGTCAAATGAAGTTGAACGCGGCATAGCTATTTGCTGGACGGGGAATGGCGTTACTATAGCATCCAATAAAATAGACGGCATACGCGCAGCAATGGGATTAAGCCCCGATATGGCTATGCTGTCGCGGTCACATAATAATTCCAACGTGTTGACACTCGCCTCAAAGTATGTGTCAAAAAATGAATTACGAGAAATACTTAAAATTTGGCTTGAAACAGAATTTGAGGGCGGCCGGCATGCTCGACGGTTGTCGAAAATTCCAAACTCGGGTATGACGGAAAACCAAACGGAGAAATAA